A stretch of Pseudophryne corroboree isolate aPseCor3 chromosome 9, aPseCor3.hap2, whole genome shotgun sequence DNA encodes these proteins:
- the LOC134958641 gene encoding putative protein-lysine deacylase ABHD14B isoform X1, producing the protein MTQLTADADMADIQVQDGCISAAGQSLFYREALPVHPPSSPCPPVLLLHGMRFSSQTWQDLGTLHKLAAAGHRAVAVDLPGLGRSSAAVAPSPLGEPAPAAFLQAVLESLHMAPAVLISPSLSGMYSLPLLLHSPERVAAYVPVAPICTDKFSAQDYGGVQVPTLIVYGDGDAQLGEVSLRNLENLPNHQVFCMKGAGHACYLDDADTWHRGLLAFLANLK; encoded by the exons CTGACGGCAGACGCAGACATGGCCGACATCCAGGTACAAGATGGCTGCATCAGCGCCGCGGGGCAGTCTCTGTTCTACCGTGAGGCGCTTCCAGTGCACCCGCCGTCCTCGCCCTGTCCGCCCGTCCTTCTGCTGCATGGCATGAgattctcctcccagacctggcagGACCTGGGCACCCTGCACAAGCTGGCTGCAGCTGGGCATCGCGCCGTCGCCGTTGACCTACCAG GTCTGGGCCGCTCCTCGGCCGCAGTGGCCCCCAGCCCCCTAGGGGAGCCCGCTCCGGCAGCTTTCCTACAGGCGGTACTGGAGTCTCTGCACATGGCTCCCGCCGTCCTCATCAGCCCCTCGCTCAGTGGGATGTATTCGCTCCCGCTGCTCCTGCACAGCCCGGAGAGAGTTGCAGCGTACGTCCCCGTGGCGCCCATCTGCACCGACAAGTTCTCCGCACAGGATTATGGCGGCGTGCAG GTGCCGACGCTGATTGTGTATGGTGATGGCGACGCGCAGTTAGGAGAGGTCTCGCTGCGCAACCTGGAGAATCTGCCCAATCACCAAGTGTTCTGCATGAAGGGGGCCGGGCACGCCTGCTACCTGGATGACGCCGACACCTGGCACCGAGGTCTCCTGGCATTCCTCGCCAATCTGAAATAA
- the LOC134958641 gene encoding putative protein-lysine deacylase ABHD14B isoform X2 encodes MADIQVQDGCISAAGQSLFYREALPVHPPSSPCPPVLLLHGMRFSSQTWQDLGTLHKLAAAGHRAVAVDLPGLGRSSAAVAPSPLGEPAPAAFLQAVLESLHMAPAVLISPSLSGMYSLPLLLHSPERVAAYVPVAPICTDKFSAQDYGGVQVPTLIVYGDGDAQLGEVSLRNLENLPNHQVFCMKGAGHACYLDDADTWHRGLLAFLANLK; translated from the exons ATGGCCGACATCCAGGTACAAGATGGCTGCATCAGCGCCGCGGGGCAGTCTCTGTTCTACCGTGAGGCGCTTCCAGTGCACCCGCCGTCCTCGCCCTGTCCGCCCGTCCTTCTGCTGCATGGCATGAgattctcctcccagacctggcagGACCTGGGCACCCTGCACAAGCTGGCTGCAGCTGGGCATCGCGCCGTCGCCGTTGACCTACCAG GTCTGGGCCGCTCCTCGGCCGCAGTGGCCCCCAGCCCCCTAGGGGAGCCCGCTCCGGCAGCTTTCCTACAGGCGGTACTGGAGTCTCTGCACATGGCTCCCGCCGTCCTCATCAGCCCCTCGCTCAGTGGGATGTATTCGCTCCCGCTGCTCCTGCACAGCCCGGAGAGAGTTGCAGCGTACGTCCCCGTGGCGCCCATCTGCACCGACAAGTTCTCCGCACAGGATTATGGCGGCGTGCAG GTGCCGACGCTGATTGTGTATGGTGATGGCGACGCGCAGTTAGGAGAGGTCTCGCTGCGCAACCTGGAGAATCTGCCCAATCACCAAGTGTTCTGCATGAAGGGGGCCGGGCACGCCTGCTACCTGGATGACGCCGACACCTGGCACCGAGGTCTCCTGGCATTCCTCGCCAATCTGAAATAA